In the Leptospiraceae bacterium genome, one interval contains:
- a CDS encoding type I 3-dehydroquinate dehydratase, translating to MKKSNPRIILTLDQNELTTITKNILEKVSCLEVRFDLLTKKFVETSLVQRLKLLGRPVIFTIRKQKDSSMHQIENIPEGTIFQVLENFNSQKNYLDIEMDSKSIFTDFRNNKFSTILSYHDFYKSISRKKMKSMIMKNCIPRKKQIFKFAVTPKNIEEVACFLDDTQFLSKEYSLISIAMGELGIVSRIFGDHFGSKFTYCCLSSPKAPGQVSLKAMNNFRKEV from the coding sequence ATGAAGAAATCGAATCCAAGAATAATTCTTACCTTGGATCAAAATGAGCTGACCACTATAACCAAAAACATACTCGAAAAAGTTAGCTGCCTTGAAGTTCGATTTGACCTATTAACAAAAAAATTTGTTGAAACAAGTTTGGTTCAGAGGTTAAAATTACTTGGCAGACCTGTGATTTTTACAATCCGAAAACAAAAAGATTCGAGTATGCACCAAATAGAAAATATTCCAGAAGGCACAATCTTTCAGGTGCTGGAAAATTTTAATTCTCAAAAAAATTATTTAGATATAGAAATGGACTCCAAAAGTATTTTTACTGATTTTAGAAATAATAAATTTTCTACAATACTATCCTACCATGATTTCTATAAATCTATTTCTCGAAAAAAAATGAAATCTATGATTATGAAAAATTGTATTCCGAGAAAAAAACAGATTTTTAAATTTGCAGTAACTCCCAAGAATATAGAAGAAGTTGCATGCTTTTTAGATGATACGCAATTCCTTTCAAAGGAATACTCTTTGATTTCTATTGCAATGGGAGAGTTAGGAATAGTATCCAGAATTTTTGGGGATCATTTCGGTTCAAAATTTACCTATTGTTGTCTAAGTTCTCCTAAAGCCCCCGGTCAAGTCAGCTTAAAAGCAATGAATAATTTTAGAAAGGAGGTCTGA
- a CDS encoding glycogen synthase, whose protein sequence is MKILHATAEYYPFIKVGGLSDMLSSLSHFQTSEHEVSVALPLLQNFKDKPKFTGKVLPAISSNTPFYSETSQILKRSFFREASLGRVTMYFFESELFIQKNAIYGASDEHFNFAVFSAACYYLGKELDVDLVHGHDWHVSIAMILNALDDSGKPTCFTIHNLAYQGDHPKWMTGFLRVDPFNISEDILLHLDKINYLKGGLLTANEITTVSPGYRNEILSEPSGQFLAWLLNQRQDSLTGILNCIDMNEWNPEFDRKIYANYSCETPGYGKQQNKISLYNEFGIDADIDRPLIGLIGRLTYQKGFGVFLSSFFQKRDLPFYYFFLGSGDKNLEDTLLNLSHHENYRICFYKGFDEVLARKIEAASDFFLMPSLFEPCGLNQFYSHIYGAIPIVSRVGGLKDSVNESDLIEYFTGFVFEPGADHSLNYALDRAFQLYNNKEKFSKIRKNIMKLDWSWENSHKKYTEIYNRAIAKKKSSTF, encoded by the coding sequence TTGAAAATACTACACGCAACCGCAGAATATTATCCGTTTATAAAAGTGGGAGGGCTTTCAGATATGCTTTCCTCTTTGTCGCATTTTCAGACATCGGAGCACGAAGTTTCTGTTGCTCTGCCTCTATTACAAAATTTTAAAGACAAGCCGAAATTCACGGGGAAGGTGCTACCGGCTATTTCAAGCAACACTCCATTCTATTCTGAAACTTCACAAATTCTAAAAAGATCTTTTTTTCGCGAAGCAAGTTTGGGTAGAGTGACTATGTATTTTTTTGAGTCAGAATTATTTATTCAAAAAAATGCAATTTATGGAGCATCAGATGAACATTTTAACTTTGCTGTTTTTTCTGCTGCGTGTTATTATTTAGGGAAGGAATTGGATGTCGATCTTGTTCATGGACATGACTGGCATGTTTCAATTGCAATGATACTTAATGCGTTAGACGATAGCGGTAAGCCAACTTGCTTCACAATCCATAATCTGGCCTATCAGGGAGATCACCCGAAATGGATGACTGGATTTTTACGAGTTGATCCATTCAATATATCGGAAGACATACTTTTGCATTTGGATAAGATCAACTACCTGAAGGGTGGATTGCTTACCGCTAATGAAATTACCACTGTGAGTCCCGGTTATAGAAATGAAATTCTATCAGAGCCATCGGGTCAGTTTTTAGCTTGGCTTTTAAATCAAAGACAAGATTCTCTGACTGGAATTTTAAATTGTATAGATATGAATGAGTGGAATCCTGAATTTGATAGAAAAATTTATGCAAATTATTCTTGCGAAACACCAGGGTATGGAAAGCAACAAAATAAAATTTCTCTATACAATGAATTTGGGATAGATGCAGATATTGACAGACCTTTGATTGGTTTGATCGGTCGCCTAACGTATCAAAAGGGATTTGGAGTTTTCTTGAGTTCTTTTTTTCAAAAAAGAGATTTGCCATTTTATTATTTTTTTCTTGGTAGTGGAGATAAAAACTTAGAGGACACTCTATTGAATTTATCGCACCATGAAAATTATAGAATTTGTTTTTATAAAGGTTTTGATGAAGTGCTTGCAAGAAAAATTGAAGCTGCATCTGATTTTTTCCTAATGCCTTCCCTTTTTGAGCCTTGCGGATTGAACCAGTTTTATAGTCATATCTATGGTGCTATACCCATTGTGTCGAGAGTGGGTGGGTTAAAAGATTCTGTGAACGAATCGGATCTAATCGAATATTTTACTGGATTTGTATTTGAGCCTGGAGCCGATCATTCACTAAATTACGCATTGGATCGAGCCTTTCAGTTGTATAACAATAAAGAAAAATTTTCAAAAATCAGAAAAAATATTATGAAACTCGATTGGTCTTGGGAAAACAGTCACAAGAAATACACCGAGATTTATAATCGAGCCATCGCAAAAAAAAAGAGTTCAACTTTTTAG